The genomic region GGTACTGTGTTCCAATTGCCACAGGTGCCGTCATGCCGATCAACTGCGACGCAGTGACCATGGTTGAAGACGCTGTCATTTATGGTCAGACTGCGGAATTCAGCAAGAGCGTAACCAAATGGGAAAATGTTGCCCATGCAGGCGAAGATATGCCAGGAGGAACGCTCATCATCAGGAAAAACGCAGTGGTTACTCCAGTCACAGTGGCAGTGCTAGCGGCAAGCGGAATTAACATTATTTCAGTATATCGGAAGACAAGAATAGGCGTAGTTTCCTCAGGCGACGAACTCCTAACGCCTGGAGACCCTCTCGTGGAGGGGAAGTTGTATGAGTCGAACAGCACATATGTCGCATCGGAGCTATCCAGGTTCAGCAGCATTTCGGTAAGGAAATACCCATTGATGCGTGATGATATGGATGCCATCAGGAAAACTCTTGAAGCTATGATCAAGGAGAACGATGCCGTGATTGTAAGCGGCGGAACGTCTGCAGGTGAAGGGGATTATGTATACAGGACTCTGGAGGGCATGCAGCCAGGAATCATTTACCACGGTGTTGCTGTCAAGCCTGGAACTCCAACGGTCTTCGCCGTTTCCGATTCGAAGCCTGTCTTTGGGCTACCTGGTTTTCCGGTCTCTTCAATGATGGTGTTCAGAGCTCTGTTCATGCCGGCAATTATGAAAATAGCCAGGTTAACATATCATGAAACCATTATCAGGGCCGCCATTGGCTTGAAGACGCTAATAAGATTTGGGTATACAAACTTGATGATCCTGAGACTTGTTGAGAGGAATGGAAAGGTGATTGCTCTTCCAGTTAATGGCGCCTCAGGGTCAGTGACAAGACTCCTCGATGCTGAAGGCTATTCTGTTATTCTGGGGGACAGAAAATTTCTTGAAGCCGGTGAAGAAATTGAAGTGCATTTGATCAGGGAAAACCTCTCCAGAACTTTCTTTTTGGGTCCCACGGATAGTGTTACTGCCACATTCCTATCAACCCTGGATGACCTGCCGGCAATCATCAGGGTATCAGATGACGCCGTTCTGACAATGGTTTCTCAGGTATCACCGGACTTTGCCGTGATCTCTGCACTGGATGGAAACGATTTCCCATCAGTGGATGGCTATTCCAGTGTGTTTCATTACCAGGTTTCCTATGGATTCTATGTGCAGGGGAATCCTGGTGATCTCAGATGTCTTATGGAAACCATAAAGGAGGGCAAAGCGACCCTTGTGACCGCCTCATTAACGGATTCTTTTGCAATGGCCTTGAAACGGGATATTCAGGCACGGTTTGGTGAAGGGGAATACATGAAATGCAAAGCAAGTTTGCTCCCAACTCCGGAAGCATGCGTGCAATCAGTAATCAACGGGGAATATACCCTATATATCGGACCGGAAATGCCCGTTTACGATGAAAATATCAAATTTATTAAAATCGGCAGGATACACAAATCCTTGATCGTGTCGCAAAATATCATTGGTTCAGACGATGTAAAGAGATCAGTTGAAAAGTTGAAGGAAGTGATTGGTAGAAGTGCCTCCTCTTGAATTTGACCGGTACCTTGGTTCCCTGTCACTCCAGCAGATTTCCATAGCGGGGCAGAAGAAGATCTCCTCAAAGAAAGTTGCAATTGTTGGAGTAGGCGGGACCGGAGGGGTTGCTGCAGAATTGCTGGCAAGATCCGGTGTTGCGGAGATACTCATAATCGACGACGATTCTGTATCGCTGACCAATCTCCAGAGACAGGTGGAATATGCTGAACCGGACTTAGGGAAAAAGAAGGCTGAGATCCTGAAATCAAGGCTTGAAAGGATAAATAGAAATGTTGTAATCACCGCAAAGACTGAAAGGTTGACAATAGAGAATTCCACTATTATTGGAAAACCCGATCTGATATTTGACGGAACGGACAACTATTCCGCAAGGAATGCCATAAACAGATACGCGGTTCGCAATAAAATACCATGGATTATGACCGCCGCCAGCGAGACCTTCGGAACCATAAAGGCTGTCTTACCACATATCACTTCCTGCACGGCATGCCTTGGGTATCCTGAGACCGGAAACGAGGGAGTCGGATGTGCACAAATCGGGATCCTGCCTTCTACACCCGCTGTTATTGGATCTCTGGCTATATCAATTTCCCTCAGGATCCTTATGGAAGAAGCCGTTGAAGGTGATGTGATTTATATTGATACTTGGAACTACGGCATTGAGAGGATAAAAACCGTTATAAATCCGGCTTGCAAGGTGTGTGGGATCGCATGATAGCTGTTATTTTTGTAAAGAAAAGCGAGAGGTTCCCGGGCAAACACAGTATCAAGATCAATGGTACAGGGATGACTGAGGGAATCGAGAGGAAAGTCAGCACATCTGGAATGTTTGAAAGAACCCTGATCCTATCCAAGGATCCTGATCTCCAGGTTAAACACGGGAAAATAGTAAAAGATCCAAGTGATGGTACAATCCTTGATTCCGTGAACTATGCAGTTGGTAAATTCGGTGACATTTTTGCATTTGGCGGAGATATGCCATTCCTCTGCATCGATTTCATCTCTTCAATGATCTCACAGTTCAATGGCAGGACGCTGTGCCCAATTTCACCCAGCGGAATAAGGCAGACATTGCACTGCATATATGCTGGAAATGATTCAAGATTACTTGAGGAATACATTACAGGAGGAGGAAGGACACTTCACCAATTTGTGGAGAGATTCGGCGTAAGTATACAATACCCTGCGGAAAGGGAAAGATGCTTTGAAAACGTAAATTATCTCACAGATATCGAGAGGTTGAGGTTACAGTAGAGCGTGAACAAGTGGCAAATTCTAACTTCTTCTGGGCTGCCTCATCGCTTCATGATAAGCGTGATCCACTATATCATTGATCAGGTCAAAACCTACCTTCTGGGCATCTTCAGAACCAGGCAGTGAGAAAACAATCTTGCCTTTTCCCGCAAACATTGAGGCGTCTGAGAGAATGGCATGGATCTCCTGAAGGGAACTTCTGGATCTGAAGGTTTCTCCGAACCCACGAATTTCTCTCTCCATAATTCTCCTTAACGTTGCGGAAGTCAAGTCTCTCATTCCAAGACCGGTCCCTCCGATGAAGATAATCACGTTGGCGTCGCTCTGCTCAACTAAATTGCTTATTTTTTCTGGGTCGTTGGAAACGATTATCCTGGAAAACCTCCTGTTCGAGTCACTCATCAGTTTACTCATTATGTTTCCAGACTCGTCGTTCCTTTCTGTCCGCGTGTCTGAAACTGTCACAACCAAGAAATTCAGGTCGTATTTATCATCAGTCCTGTGATGCATCGATCTTCCTCTTAAATTTGTTTTCTACCCGCACTCTCTCTATCTCAGTTTCCGGGTATTGACCAGAGTCATCCTTCTCCAGGTATTTCACCATGTCCCATATGGTTATCAGAGCAGCCTGCACACAGGAAATGGCCTCCATTTCCACCCCAGTCTTATAGAGCGCCTTCACCGTGCAGATCACTTTTATGCTGTTCTGCTCCGTGTCAAAGTCCAGATTCACAGACGAAATGGGAATCTGATGACAGTATGGTACGATATCCCATGTCCTCTTTGCTGCCTGCATTCCTGCTATCCTAGAGGTCTCAAGTACGTTTCCCTTCTTGTTATCTCCGTGTCTGATTGAATCTATGGTAGAGTTCTTGAGCCTGATCATGCCGGAAGCAGTGGCAGTGCGTTCAACCACGTCCTTCGACGAAATGTCTATCATTGAATATCGAATGGTGATAGAAATAAATAAATTATGGGACTTTGGATCTAGTACAGCACACAGATCATTTTTTAGCCACCATGAGATTCGCGTAGGTGAAAGACATACTCCTCTTGCACGGTGGTGTTGGCTCTGATTCAAGCATAAACCCAATTTTGAACGGATATGCCAGGCATGCATTCCTCAAGGAACCCTTGGACTCAGTTGTGAAGGCGGTTGTGCTTATGGAAGATGATGAAACGTTTAACGCTGGAACAGGTTCTGTAATGCGGCTGGATGGTACCATTCAAATGGATGCCTGTGTGATGGTACCGGGTCACGTGGGTTCGGTGATGGGCATTGAAAGGGTGAAAAACCCAGTGTTAGTTGCGAGAGATGTGATGGAGAAATCACCGCACGTGATATTTGCTGGGGATGGTGCGACCGCTTTTGCAAGGATCATGGGCCATGGGGACTATGATCCTTCGACGGAGAAGTCAAGAAAAAGGCTTGAAAAAGTGAAACTCGACCTTGAGTCAAATCAGGATCCGGGGGCAAGAGAGAAGATGTTCCTTCTGTCTATGGAAAAAACCGGCCATGATACAGTGGGTGCGGTTGCAAGGATAGGGGACAGGTTTGCTTCTGCAGTCTCAACGGGTGGGGCCTCACCCATGATGCGGGGGAGAGTGGGCGATTCACCGGTTCCCGGATCAGGTATATTCACAGGCGAAGAAGGATCCGTTGTTGCCACTGGAATCGGGGAAGAGATCATAAAGAGGTCTCTATGCTTCAGGATATATTCCAGAATTGGCGAGAAACCACTAAAACAAATACTGGATGAGGAAGTGGCATACTTCGGCGATGTTGCTGTTGGTGTTATCGCTGTTTCCAGAAACGAAGTGGCATATTCCGCTAACAAGGATATGGCAACAGGGTACATCGAAGCGTGAATATACATATCATGGCTGTTTTCCGGAGCCACATATTGCACACTGGTTTCGTATATCATAGCAATGACGGTGCTATTGGTTATAAGCGATGTTCTGTTACCTGAACATTCCGCGGTTAGATTGAACAGAGATGGTACGCGATTTGATGAACGGTCAGAACAGGAACAGATATGATCTCTCATTATTGCTGATTTCAAGATCTACTAGGAGTTTTGCAGCTGGATTTCTGGCAGTGATAATCGGCCTTTATTACACCGAGGGATTACACCTTTCACTCACTGAGGTAGGAATCCTGTTTGCAGCAGGCGGCCTGGGCACGCCCTTGCTCACACTGATTTTCGGACGGTTGGCAGATATTCACGGAAGGAAGAAACTGCTTCTGGCGTCATTGATCCTGCTGCCTCTATCAATCGTCATTCTTCTGGTTACAACTAATTATGCCTTTCTCATAGTTTCGTCCGCACTAGGAGGTTTTGGAATTGCCGGGGGACTTGTGGGTGGCGGTGTAGGCGGTTCAGTAGCTCCAATGCAGTCTGCTTTGCTGGCGGAGAAGACAGATGCGGAAAACAGAACCACCTTATTCTCCATATTCACAATGATTTCCAGTTTTGCAGGGTCTGCCGGAGCACTCATGTCTAACATAGAGGATTACAGGCTTTTATTCCTTATCGCCCTGGTGATCACCGCCATTTCAGTTGTATCCATTATTCCCCTGAAGGAGAATTTCAAAAGGAAGAGAATTAATCCAGAGAAGGGAATACAGAAGAAGGGCAATGCCAGCCCCAATAGGAACATTATCGCTAAATTCGCCGTTACTGGAACAATGAATGGAGCTGCGCAGGGGCTGATCACCCCATTTTTATCCATAATACTGGCAGAAACATTTCTTATGCCAAATGGAGAGATAGGGGACCTTTTCGCAGTTGGAGGATTTTTAACGGCATTAGTGATGATCTTCACCCCTATCCTGACAAAACGGATGGGATTCGTGCCAATGATAATCAGCACCCGATCCGTGTCCACAGTTTTTCTTCTGGCATTCCCATTCGCGTCCAGCGCACTAATGGCGTCTTTCTTCTATGTGATATTCACTTCCGTCCGCGCTCTGTCCCTGCCCTCGCAGCAGGCGCTGATGATGACCATGGTAACAGAAGAAACGAGAGCTTCCGCCACCGGCATCAACCAATCAGCAAGACTTTTTCCTTCAGCCGCCGCATCTGCAAGTTCTGGAGCGATTCAGGACTATATTTCCGTGGTGATACCATTCGAGATTTCTTTCGTTCTCAACATTGCCAACCTCCTGATGTATTACAAGTTTTTCTGGAATGAACCAGCTGCGAGGGCGGGATATCAGGAAATAAAGGTGGAACTTTCCTAATAGTCTTCATGGTTCACATAAAATCTATCCCGCTCTATTGCCCGTCTTTTTTCGGATTTCGCAATAAAATTTCTCTGAATGCATTTTCTGAAGATTTATATCTAACAGTACTATGATACGTAGATGGAATTCGAGAAGATACGTACAATGCATTTCCCTAGAGACATATTTGTAGGGCACAATGCCATTGTAAATATCACCGACGTGGTCAAGCGTAATCTGCGTTCTGGATCCATCGCCATCGTTACTGGTAACAACACTTATGAACTTGCAGGAAAGAGATCAGAAGAGATGCTCAAGGATGCTGGTTTTGAAGTTTTTTCCCTGATCACCGGCGAAGCAAACGTCAAGAATCTAGAAAGTGTCAATTCATTCGTGAAAGAGACTAAGGCCGGCCTGGTCGTCGGTGTTGGCGGCGGAACCAAAATAGATCTGGCCAAGAAGTCTGCATTCGATTTTGGTCTACCCCTTGTGAGCGTCCCCACATCAGCGAGTCATGACGGCATTGCATCTCCTAGAGCTTCCATCAAAGGAAACGGTTCAGTCGCTTCCGTGGAGGCCGTTATGCCGGTTGCTATAATAGCTGATACATCCGTAATGGTAAAAGCACCGTTTAGGTTTCTTTCGGGTGGAGCTGCTGATGTAATATCAAACATCACTGCCCTTCTCGATTGGCAGCTCGCAAACAGGCTCAAGGGTGAAGAATACAGCTCAAGCGCCGCTGCTATCTCGGAATATGCCTCAAGAGAATTGATTGAAAAGGCACATATGATCCTTCCAGGAGTGGAAGAATCCGTCTGGCTTGTTACGAAACAGATACTGGCATCTGGAACAGCCATGGCCATTGCCTCGTCTTCCAGACCTGCCAGTGGAAGTGAACATATGTTTGCGCATGCCTTGGAGCTATACGGCCCTGGCAATTCAATTCATGGCGAACAGGTAGCCATGGGATCGGTAGTTTCCATGTACCTTCATGGAGGGGAGTGGAAGAAACTGATCAGGACTTACGAGAAAATAGGTATAAGCATAAGTGCAAAAAGTTATGGAATATCAAGATCAACAACGATAAAGTCTCTCATGGGCGCGCACAGCATCCGCAAGGAGAGATACACCATATTGGGAGAAAGTGACCTTAGCTATGATGCTGCAGAAAGAACCCTTGAGGTCACAGGGGTAATTTAAAAAGGTGAATAATACGGCAAAAATATCATTGATTGGAGTGGATCTGGCAAAGGAAGGTCTGGAATTTACGTTTGTTACGCCGCTCGTTGGATGTGCGGAATGCAGGATTAAGAACGTGTGTTTCAACCTAGAGCCAGGAAGAAAGTACAGGATAACCAAGGTGAGGGACAAGATCAACCCTTGCTTTGTATTCGACGGTGACAAAGTCGCAACGGTTGAGGTGGAGGATGTCCAGAATTATGCTAACATACAGCACGGTAAGAAGCTGCAGGAAGGATCTACCGTTACATTGAATTCACTGGGTTGTGACAATTATGCCTGCCCAAATATAGAGACATGCAACCTTATCCACACGAGGGAAGGCACTAAAGCTGTGGTAGACAAGATAGAGGGCAAGGTTGACTGCCCGAAAGGCTATGACCTCAGAAAGGTAGCTGTTACCCTTCACTGAACCCTGAAATGAAGAGAATAAAGATAGGCCTTGTTGGAAAGCCGAACGTCGGCAAATCCACGATTTTCTCCGCCATAACTAAAACGCATGCTGAGATAGGCAATTACCCATTCACAACGGTCAAGCCAAATCTTGGGGTAACATTCATAGATCATGCCTGCCCGGAAAAAGATCTGGGCCATCCGTGCAACCCTCGCGAGGGGACCTGCAGAAACGGCATCCGCATGATTCCGGTTGAAATCATTGACGTACCCGGCCTCATACCTGGAGCCAGTGAAGGAAAAGGAATGGGAAACGAGTTCCTTGATAATATCAGGGATGTCGATGCAATAATTCATGTTTATGATGCATCCGGAAAAACAACTGCGGATGGGAATCCCTCGGAGACTTTTGTTGATCCTGCCGAGGAACTGAAATTCATAAGGGAAGAACTCGTGAACTGGGTAGCGTCCAGGCTTGGTAGGGACTGGGAGAAATTCTCCAGAAAGGCTGACAGCACTGGAGAAAGAATTGAAACAAAGCTGATGCCCAAGGTTGGAACGTTTGGCCTCAGAGAGCAGGATATAGAGACGATACTCCTCAAGGAAGCGTTTCCTGCAAAGCTGTCTATATGGACTAGTGATGACTTCATGGACTTTGCCTCGGCGATATTCAAATATGTAAAGCCATTGATTCATGTAGGGAACAAGTCTGATGAACTCAACAACCAGGAAATGTCAAGACTGGCTAACATAACAGACAACAATTTTATGGTATCGGGCATATACGAATTGGCACTTGCCAGAGCATCTGGGGCTGGATTGATAAGATCCACTGAAGTACCCGTTGAGATAAGCCTGGGTCTCAAGGATGCGCAGAAAGATGCACTAGCCAGGATAAATGCCTTTTTCCAAGGTGGCATCCCTGTTAGAATAGGGAAAGTGATTTCTGATATTGTCTATAGGCTTCTCCATTACATAGTCGTGTTTCCTGTCTATGACGAGGGGAAATGGTGCGACAAGGATGGAAATGTTCTTCCTGATGCATTTCTAGTTCACGCGGGAAATACCGCATTAGACCTTGCGTTCAATATTCATACAGAAATAGGTGAAGGATTCATCAGAGCAATCAATGGGCGGACCAAGATGGTTGTTGGGAAGGAGTATGAACTTAAGGATGGCGATGTCATAAAGATCGTGACCCACCGAACATAGGTTTTATGGACTCCTTCCAACATGGTCAACTGGCGCAGAGAATAGATTATATATCTACTCCTTATTCGGAGGTTACTCTAAATTTAAGCACACTATTAAGGTGGTACATTGGCGAATGGAGAAAATGCAGGTTCAAAACTTGTTTCTGAGAGGAACAAGTACAAATGGTCCGACAGGGACTACAAGAGAAGAGTACTTCAGCTCAAGAAGAAGAGCGACCCCCTGGAGGGAGCTCCCTCGGCTAAGGGAATAGTTATAGAGAAAGTTGGGATTGAGGCAAAACAGCCAAACTCGGCCATACGGAAATGTGTCAAACTTCAATTGATAAAGAATGGCAGACAGATCACCGCTTTCGCACCCGGTGATGGCGCAATCAACTACATAGATGAACACGACGAGGTAGTGGTTGAGGGCATAAGAGGGCGAATGGGAAGAAGCAAGGGAGATATCCCCGGAGTGAGATACAAGGTTGTAAAGGTTAATGGCATATCACTCCACGAGCTTGTAAAAGGAAGAAAGGAGAAGACGGTGAGATAATGGAGATAAAGTTACTTGGACAATATGATGTTAACGAGATACAGATACACGATCAGGGACTTTCGAAATACATAAACCTCACCTCAAACCTGAATCTCCACACTGGAGGGAGGTTTTCAAACTATTTCGCCGGAAAGAGAAATGTGAACACCGTCGAAAGGCTCCTGAACAAACTTATGAGGACCGAGAAGTGGACAGGAAAGAAATACAGTGCGTATCGCGTCCTTTCCGAAGCGTTTGCCAAGATAGCGGCAAAGACAAAGCAGAACCCGGTTCAGATACTCATAAACGCCATTGAGAATTCTGCTCCCAGGGAAGAAGTCACGAGACTGAAGTATGGTGGAATCGCCGTTCCGAAAGCCGTCGATGTATCCCCATCTAGAAGAGTTGATGTTGCGCTCAGGAACATAGCAAGTGGCGCTACTAATGCTTCCTTCAAGCACAAGAAGAGCATCGAGGACTGCCTCGCAGACGAGATCATGCTTGCAGCTAACAATGACGCGAACTCTTTCTCGGTGAGCAAGAAGGAAGAGATTGAGAGAGTGGCGGCATCCGCGAGATAATCAATACTGGTTCGGATAACTATCATTCCGAACACATGTTCAATATTTTTATAATACATTCCCTCCATACTTGTGGTTGGCTACAATTTTGCCTAGAAACAATTTGCTCATGGGAGTTCAATCGGATCGTGGCCGCCTGCATGGGACAAACCCCATTCATTGCTGAGATGGATCATGCTGTGTTTTAAAATTGCCGTAAATAACATTATCTTTGCTTACGTATTCATCCGCTATGGACAGAAAGGATCTTCTGACTGAGCCTGTCAGGGACATGCACCTTTCAGGTAACTCCACTCTTAACGACCTGATGGGGCAATTTAGAGAATCTGGAGGTTTTTCCTCTGCCAAGATCTATACCGCGTATGAAATTCTGAAAAAAATGTTCACCGAGGAGAACACGACATTTCTTTCGTTCCCAGCAGACATAATTTCAACAGGCACAAGGGGAGTAATTAACGAACTGGTTAAAAGGAAACTAGTTGACGTAATTATAACCACGAACGGGACACTTGATCATGATGTTGCAAGAACCTACGGGAAATACTACTCCGGTACATTTGAATTCAGCGATCGGAAACTTGCTGACCTCGGAATAAATAGACTTGGGAATGTTTTTGTTCCGGACGAGAGCTATGGAGAATTGATTGAGGAAAAGATACAGGGGATGCTCACTGATCTGTATGAAGAGAAGAAAGAGTGGAGTGGCTCAGAACTGGTGAGGCGCATCGGTTCAAGGATCAATGACGACTCTTCCATCCTTTATAATGCAGCAAAGAACAACATACCAATATTCGTGCCAGGAATGACCGACGGTTCGGTTGGATCGCAATTCTGGTCATTTTATGAAACGCACAGGGACTTCAAGATAAACCTGCTTGAAGATGAACACCTGCTTTCTGACATAGTGTTTGACGCTAAAAAGACAGGCGCGCTCATGATGGGCGGGGGGATATCAAAGCACCATACGATATGGTGGAACCAGTTCCGAGGAGGCTTGGATTCAGCTGTTTATATCACAACAGCGCAGGAATATGATGGTTCACTCTCTGGCGCAAAGCTCGAAGAAGCCATTTCCTGGAGAAAAATAAGAGAAGATGCGGAATTCGTAAATGTATACGGAGACGTTACTATAATATTGCCTGTCCTTATCGGTTCACTGCTTGATTGATCTCTCAGATATATTTCAGCCATTCCATTACAGGGTCATCTTCGCCCTCCAGATCAGTGGTAGTTTCGCCGAAACTGCTCCTGGTCTTGAAGGATGTGAAATAAATTCTACCATTATCTTCAAACCCGTACATGATGTGTTCCACTGGTTCACCGTCCGGAAGGTGTGCCATGGCTTCCGGGAATTCCGGAGTAAAGTGCAGCTCAATTTTTTTCCCATCCCTGAAAAGAGTGTATGAATTGTTCCCTTTCACATAATTCTCTAGTCTTTTCCTTTCGATAGACGGCCACATTCAGGCTGATATTCTGGCTATGTATTTTACCTTATTATTACTAGTTGGACTAATCCATGGGAAATCTGGTAAAGGACAAAAACAGCTGGAAAATTATAATTATTCCATGGAGGATATGCTTATCTATGACCTATAAAGAGGGCACAGCGGATCTAGATACCGGCTTGAAGGTATTTTACAGGATGTGGTTCCCAGAGAAGAGCAGAGGTACAATCATTGGTGTACATGGTTTTGTGGAGCACACCGGAAGGTACCTGGAGTTTGGAAAGTATCTGGAAAACAATGGATATACCCTTGCGATGTACGATCTAAGGGGTCATGGAAGGACCGCCAGTGCTGATGAATTCGGTTATGTTAAAAACTTCGAGTTCATGGTGAAAGACACTGAAGCTTTCTCTTCATACATAAAGGACGATATGGGTTCTGAATCTATATTTATGCTCGGGCACAGCATGGGTGGACTCATTGTCTTCCATGTTCTAGCAAGGTCAAAAGTACCGGTGCGCGGCGCAGTAACTTCCGGAGCTTCACTCAGAGTGGTCTCGAATGGAACCCAGAGAGCCATACTTTCCATAATGAACGCCGTCTCACCCAGAAAGAGAGTGAAACTGCCAATCCGGGCCGAATACTTGAGCCATGATCCCGCCGTAGAGCGGAATTACCTTAATGACCCGCTGGTCTGCAAAAATCCTTCTGTATCCATGATTTACCAGCTTTACCAGGGGTCCAGAGACATCTGGAAAAATCTTGGGAAAGTATCGTCCCCGATACTCATGCTACAGGGTTCGGGCGATAAGATCGTTCCTCCTGCAGTCACTCCAGAGGCTTATGGTTTCATCTCTTCCACGGACAAAACCAAAAAGATGTATGATGGATTCTACCATGAGATTCTAAACGAGAAGGGAAAGGGAGCTGTCTATTCAGACATATTGTCTTGGTTCTCAGCGCACTAATATACTAAAACAGAGACCAAGATATGCCCAGCCTTCCCATCTGATTATCGCTTCGTTCCCAGGTGATTATAGAGCATATTACATCCAGTGCTGCATATGATATATCTTGCCGTGCAGGATGCCCTATCGCTACCATTGATTCAAGCTGGAGCTTTAAAGTGTGCCATATAGTCAATTCAGGATGAAAAAAGTGGATTAACACCCACAGATTCTGGTTCATGATTTAGAGGCAAAACCTGACCTTACGCATTCCACATCCGCCCCAGCGAACTTTTCTGGAACGTATTTCTTTACCGTTTCCTCAAGCGCTTCCATCGGAACAAAGCCGGTTATTCGGGAAAATGCCCCCAGCAGGACCATATTCGAAATTTTTGGACTTGAAATTCTCTCCGCCTTTGCTGATGCATCCACAACATGAACGTTCTTCAGGTCTTCCGGTACCTTCTTTACAACCGTGGAATCGATGATCACGTAGCTACTCTTTCTGGCAAGTCCTATTGAGGCTTCCAGTGCCCTCTGATCCATGAAGATCATAACGTCCGGGAAAGTTATCACTAGGTCATAAATAGCTGAATCGTCAATGATCACGTCCGCAGTAGAAATCCCAGATCGCACGGCTGCAGTATAGGATCTGGTCATAACCACATTTTTTTTCAATACCTCAGAAAAAGAATGCGCCAAGATGGTTCCAGCGAGCATAACTCCCTGCCCCGCCCAGCCCCCAATTCTTATTTGAATCACTCTCTCACCTTTTCAATGATCTTCTCAAGTTCAGCAGTCAGCTCAGGCTTCTCAATGTCGACGAGCTCTCCGATCTTGAAATGCCCACTTTCAGTGGTCTTGAAATTTTCCCTGAACATGTGCATCATCTCAATATGATCCATCCCGATCATCCTTCCTTCGTATGTGGGACACTGGGAAAGCACTTCTATGAAAGAGAAACCTTTCTTAGTCATCGCCTTCTCAATGGATTTGATCAGTTGCGGCAGATGCCAAGTAGTCCATCTCGCAACATAAGAGGCCCCAGCAGCGGCCACCACGTCTGTAACATTCAGTGGAAATGATGGGTTCCCGTATGGGGTCGTCACTGTTTTCATGCTGTGTTCAGTAGTTGGAGCTACCTGCCCACCCGTGGTAGCGTATACG from Thermoplasmataceae archaeon harbors:
- a CDS encoding thiamine pyrophosphate-dependent enzyme; amino-acid sequence: MITASYIRENYIRRLPSAFCPGCGDGQIVNAIARAIDHMNVPRKDIAAVSGIGCSAWIPSPYLRVDSLHTTHGRAIAFAVGLKVANPKLKVLVVSGDGDCTGIGGNHLIHAARNNIDITVIMANNGVYATTGGQVAPTTEHSMKTVTTPYGNPSFPLNVTDVVAAAGASYVARWTTWHLPQLIKSIEKAMTKKGFSFIEVLSQCPTYEGRMIGMDHIEMMHMFRENFKTTESGHFKIGELVDIEKPELTAELEKIIEKVRE